A genomic stretch from Arachis stenosperma cultivar V10309 chromosome 3, arast.V10309.gnm1.PFL2, whole genome shotgun sequence includes:
- the LOC130970637 gene encoding maltose excess protein 1-like, chloroplastic isoform X1 encodes MAHQSCVVSHPPPYAPLRHHQSQHHNRNNNNNKNNLVQFKYPTLLLPRTHHHNASASASNLFGFPRLRRPNISLNALDSDAPDPHHQGSVNFGRNESYQQWDSLTAKFSGAANIPFLLLQMPQIILNARNLAAGNNTALMAVPWLGMLTSLLGNLSLLSYFAKKREQGAMVVQTLGVVSTFVVLAQLALAEAMPLPYFSATSVVVVSGLFLNFMNYFGLLNAGIFRLWEDFITIGGLSVLPQIMWSTFVPYIPNSILPGAISFVIAVLAVTMARSGKLSEQGVKFVGGISGWTATLLFMWMPVSQMWTNYLNPENMKGLSAISMLLAMIGNGLMLPRALLIRDLMWFTGSAWATFFYGYGNIACLYLSNIISKEFFLAATAGLVSWIGMAFWRDSVVHGYSSPLTSISDLVSGS; translated from the exons ATGGCTCATCAGTCTTGTGTTGTGTCTCATCCTCCACCTTATGCTCCTCTTAGACACCACCAAAGTCAACATCACAACcgcaacaataacaataacaaaaacAACCTCGTCCAATTCAAATATCCCACGCTGCTTCTCCCTCGCACACATCATCATAATGCTTCTGCGTCTGCCTCCAACCTCTTTggttttccaaggctcagaagACCCAATATCTCTCTCAATGCTCTTGATTCTGATGCCCCCGATCCGCATCACCAG GGATCAGTTAACTTTGGGAGAAATGAAAGCTACCAGCAATGGGATTCTCTTACAGCAAAATTCTCTGGAGCTGCCAATATTCCTTTTTTGTTACTGCAAATGCCACAGATTATACTCAATGCTCGAAATCTTGCAGCTGGAAATAATACTGCTCTCATGGCTGTCCCGTGGCTG GGAATGCTTACTAGTTTGCTTGGAAACTTGTCACTACTTTCATACTTTGCCAAGAAGAGAGAACAGGGAGCAATGGTAGTGCAGACACTGGGTGTCGTTTCAACATTTGTGGTCCTTGCTCAGCTGGCATTGGCAGAAGCTATGCCTTTGCCGTACTTTTCGGCGACTTCAGTTGTTGTGGTGTCTGGTCTTTTCCTGAATTTCATGAATTACTTTGGTTTGCTAAATGCCGGAATCTTTCGATTGTGGGAAGATTTCATTACTATTGGGGGTTTATCTGTGCTTCCCCAG ATAATGTGGTCGACATTTGTCCCCTATATACCTAACAGCATCTTGCCCGGAGCAATTTCTTTTGTGATAGCTGTCTTGGCTGTTACCATG GCAAGAAGTGGAAAACTTTCTGAGCAAGGTGTCAAATTTGTTGGAGGAATATCTGGATGGACAGCTACATTACTTTTCATGTGGATGCCGGTTTCCCAAATG TGGACAAATTATCTCAATCCCGAGAACATGAAAGGCTTGTCAGCAATTTCTATGTTGCTAGCTATGATTGGGAATGGACTTATGCTCCCACGTGCACTCTTAATCCGTGATCTCATGTG GTTCACTGGTTCAGCTTGGGCTACCTTTTTTTACGGATACGGGAACATTGCATGCCTATACTT GTCAAACATTATCAGCAAGGAATTCTTCTTGGCAGCTACTGCTGGTTTGGTTTCATGGATAG GAATGGCTTTCTGGAGAGATTCTGTAGTGCATGGTTACAGTTCACCTTTGACTTCCATAAGTGACTTAGTTTCTGGATCATGA
- the LOC130970637 gene encoding maltose excess protein 1-like, chloroplastic isoform X2: protein MPQIILNARNLAAGNNTALMAVPWLGMLTSLLGNLSLLSYFAKKREQGAMVVQTLGVVSTFVVLAQLALAEAMPLPYFSATSVVVVSGLFLNFMNYFGLLNAGIFRLWEDFITIGGLSVLPQIMWSTFVPYIPNSILPGAISFVIAVLAVTMARSGKLSEQGVKFVGGISGWTATLLFMWMPVSQMWTNYLNPENMKGLSAISMLLAMIGNGLMLPRALLIRDLMWFTGSAWATFFYGYGNIACLYLSNIISKEFFLAATAGLVSWIGMAFWRDSVVHGYSSPLTSISDLVSGS from the exons ATGCCACAGATTATACTCAATGCTCGAAATCTTGCAGCTGGAAATAATACTGCTCTCATGGCTGTCCCGTGGCTG GGAATGCTTACTAGTTTGCTTGGAAACTTGTCACTACTTTCATACTTTGCCAAGAAGAGAGAACAGGGAGCAATGGTAGTGCAGACACTGGGTGTCGTTTCAACATTTGTGGTCCTTGCTCAGCTGGCATTGGCAGAAGCTATGCCTTTGCCGTACTTTTCGGCGACTTCAGTTGTTGTGGTGTCTGGTCTTTTCCTGAATTTCATGAATTACTTTGGTTTGCTAAATGCCGGAATCTTTCGATTGTGGGAAGATTTCATTACTATTGGGGGTTTATCTGTGCTTCCCCAG ATAATGTGGTCGACATTTGTCCCCTATATACCTAACAGCATCTTGCCCGGAGCAATTTCTTTTGTGATAGCTGTCTTGGCTGTTACCATG GCAAGAAGTGGAAAACTTTCTGAGCAAGGTGTCAAATTTGTTGGAGGAATATCTGGATGGACAGCTACATTACTTTTCATGTGGATGCCGGTTTCCCAAATG TGGACAAATTATCTCAATCCCGAGAACATGAAAGGCTTGTCAGCAATTTCTATGTTGCTAGCTATGATTGGGAATGGACTTATGCTCCCACGTGCACTCTTAATCCGTGATCTCATGTG GTTCACTGGTTCAGCTTGGGCTACCTTTTTTTACGGATACGGGAACATTGCATGCCTATACTT GTCAAACATTATCAGCAAGGAATTCTTCTTGGCAGCTACTGCTGGTTTGGTTTCATGGATAG GAATGGCTTTCTGGAGAGATTCTGTAGTGCATGGTTACAGTTCACCTTTGACTTCCATAAGTGACTTAGTTTCTGGATCATGA